In Tripterygium wilfordii isolate XIE 37 chromosome 23, ASM1340144v1, whole genome shotgun sequence, one genomic interval encodes:
- the LOC119992718 gene encoding probable terpene synthase 6, with translation MPRFEEYMDNAGLSTCYHVMANVAFTGMGEIAGVKEFEWLKSFPKIDEATMIICRLMDDLVTTEREKQWKHIPTGIECYMKTYGVSEEEAVEEFQRNISNAWKDINEELIKPTRPLLMIFLNLARVMDVLYKYKDAYTYSASLKDIIKSLFIDAIPIHACMLVFLLVLPIVGAHDEAFNRIRQMHYVTSHHDLNFIITSHHDFYAFMIVCNINYCMPQSFKKSSIHEF, from the exons ATGCCACGATTTGAAGAATACATGGACAATGCTGGACTCTCAACTTGCTATCATGTAATGGCAAATGTAGCTTTCACTGGTATGGGAGAAATCGCGGGGGTGAAGGAATTTGAATGGCTTAAGAGTTTTCCAAAGATTGATGAAGCAACGATGATAATATGTCGTCTTATGGATGATTTAGTAACAACCGAG CGTGAGAAACAATGGAAACATATTCCTACGGGAATCGAGTGTTACATGAAGACGTACGGTGTCTCTGAAGAAGAAGCTGTAGAAGAGTTTCAGAGAAATATATCGAATGCATGGAAGGATATAAACGAGGAATTAATCAAACCTACAAGGCCTCTCCTGATGATATTTCTCAACTTGGCACGCGTAATGGATGTCCTTTACAAATACAAAGATGCGTACACTTATTCAGCAAGTTTGAAGGATATCATCAAGTCATTATTCATCGATGCAATTCCAAT TCATGCATGTATGTTGGTTTTCTTGTTGGTTTTGCCAATTGTTGGAGCTCATGATGAAGCTTTTAATAGAATAAGGCAGATGCACTATGTAACTTCTCACCACGATTTGAATTTTATAATAACATCTCACCATGATTTCTATGCCTTCATGATTGTGTGCAATATTAACTACTGCATGCCTCAATCTTTTAAGAAGTCGTCAATCCATGAGTTTTAa
- the LOC119993279 gene encoding beta-caryophyllene synthase-like, with amino-acid sequence MATHCSPRFEEHIAYALKNPFHKGISRIESRQYISFYEEDESCNQLLLKLAKIDFNRVQIWHQQELVEILRWHKELDVEVNFPYSRDRPVETYLWTVGTFFESHYATTRKFLTKFTILLTYLDDTYDAYGTIEELRLLTNAIQRWDSDHLEEAPNSMKFLCKAYLDLFHEKEEEFNNEGKPYHLSYAIDAVLID; translated from the exons ATGGCAACCCACTGTAGCCCTAGATTTGAAGAACACATAGCCTATGCTTTGAAAAATCCCTTTCATAAGGGCATATCGAGAATCGAGTCGAGACAATACATCTCTTTCTATGAGGAAGACGAGTCATGCAATCAATTGTTATTGAAGCTGGCAAAAATTGATTTTAATCGAGTACAAATATGGCACCAACAAGAGCTAGTTGAGATTTTgag GTGGCATAAAGAGTTAGACGTTGAAGTGAACTTTCCTTACTCGAGAGATAGACCAGTGGAAACCTACTTGTGGACTGTTGGAACCTTTTTCGAATCACATTATGCGACCACAAGGAAGTTTCTTACCAAATTTACTATTCTGTTGACTTATTTGGACGACACATATGACGCATATGGTACGATTGAAGAACTTCGGCTGCTAACAAATGCAATACAAAG GTGGGACAGTGATCACTTGGAAGAGGCACCAAATAGCATGAAATTTCTATGCAAGGCTTATTTGGATTTATTccatgaaaaagaagaggagtTCAACAATGAAGGAAAACCCTACCATCTCTCTTATGCAATCGATGCGGTATTGATTGACTAA